Sequence from the Capsicum annuum cultivar UCD-10X-F1 unplaced genomic scaffold, UCD10Xv1.1 ctg48684, whole genome shotgun sequence genome:
tttttcgtgtaaaaatttaattgtattattttgatatctatatTATCGTATTATTTCGTTATAGTTAATGAGTGTTGgaagactttgaaaatttttttgtgtaaagattagatttagttattctattttgatgtctctatcatcgtattgttttgttacaGTTTACAGGTGCTAGATGGATGCCGATCGACTTTGACAAACTTTTCTAATAAAGGCTAtgcttaattaaataaatttttcaaaatatattaaatttaattattatattcatctttattatttaaataaatattttatttaatatatcatttgaattcaataaagtgaAATACATGTGCGCGAGATGGATACACCTAAATTAGTAGAATCTAAAAGCTTCACGCTGGTTTAGGCGCAGAAAATTCTGGTCCACACACCTCTAACAAGTCCAATATTTCCCCTCCACCTATTTGCATCAGTCCTCAAGTCTCCCTCTCTAAACCGTAACCAGAAAAGGAAATCATGTGGGCCGCTCCTCCACTCCGAACGCAATTCCCCGCCATGTGCCGCTTTCCTTCCGGCGTTCCAACAccatccaccaccaccaccaatccGGCGGCAATTCGCCTTCCAATCACCTTTCCGGTGCCATTCACCGCCAAAAAACCGGCGGCGATTCGCCTCTCAACCGGCGTTTCGAGGAAGTTTCAACTCTACATGCACCTCGATTTAGTTAAATCACAAATAAAGCACAGACGAGGAGGAGGAGCAAGAGAAGAACAAGTAGTAGAAAAGCGAGGAGAATACTCGAATGAGCAAAAGTGTGAACTCTACTCGCAACTTACAAACCTCAATTTGCATACTGATTCGAACACGGTTACGGGCGATATAGTTAAATCACAAAGAAAGAACAGACAACGAGCAGCAGGAGGAGAAGAACAAGTAGTAGAAAAGCAAGAAAATAAACTGAGCGGATTGGATGTGTTGCGGGCGCTGGAAAAAGCGAATgctaagaagatgaagaaaaagagaatgggaaaagacAGAAAAGTAAGTGGACAGGGAAGAAAGGGAACGCCAGGGGATGAAGGTTTGCAGGATTATGGTAACAAAAATATGAGAGCTTTGAGCATCAAAGAAGATTGGGGAAATCATTTGgatgaattggaaagaagacttgaAGAGCTTGTGGATAAGTATGTTGCTTGAAGATGCACAATTGGTAATTACTAACATGATAACATACAAATTGAACAATAGTACTAATTCCTCATTTCTCGCACCTTTTTTATGGTTGTGTTTTTAGTGCTTTCTTCATgtgcaaaatcatgtaatttgatATTTAGTGATAAATTATAGTTAAGATATAATATaggctatttgataaattcatgattcatgaatggTGGGCATTCGGTATTGAACTCATTATTCGCAAGAGATGCAAGAAAGTATTTTTTTATCTAAGCTTTTTCCATGCGCATTAGGTCCCCTACCACAAAATGATGGTTCAGCCACGTTTGATGCGAAGAAATGATTGAGAACGTCAGTGGAGCGGCCTTTTAAATAGATAGACTCATCGGGTGGCTCGGTATTAAGTTTGATTCAAAATCATCGACAGACACAcgtaaatttatttcaaaaatttacttAGATTC
This genomic interval carries:
- the LOC124892588 gene encoding uncharacterized protein LOC124892588; translated protein: MWAAPPLRTQFPAMCRFPSGVPTPSTTTTNPAAIRLPITFPVPFTAKKPAAIRLSTGVSRKFQLYMHLDLVKSQIKHRRGGGAREEQVVEKRGEYSNEQKCELYSQLTNLNLHTDSNTVTGDIVKSQRKNRQRAAGGEEQVVEKQENKLSGLDVLRALEKANAKKMKKKRMGKDRKVSGQGRKGTPGDEGLQDYGNKNMRALSIKEDWGNHLDELERRLEELVDKYVA